The following proteins are co-located in the Thermus thermophilus HB8 genome:
- the mglB gene encoding GTPase-activating protein MglB, whose protein sequence is MVEPSLVLYGAPYERAVEVLEETLRETGARYALLIDRKGFVLAHKEALWAPKPPPLDTLATLVAGNAAATQALAKLLGEARFQEEVHQGERMGLYVDEAGEHALLVLVFDETAPLGKVKLHGKRAAEALARIAEEALANPPRLALDTEYREGAEALLDDLLRN, encoded by the coding sequence ATGGTGGAGCCTTCCCTGGTCCTTTACGGCGCCCCCTACGAGCGGGCCGTGGAGGTCCTCGAGGAGACCCTAAGGGAAACGGGTGCCCGCTACGCCCTCCTCATTGACCGCAAGGGCTTCGTCCTCGCCCACAAGGAGGCCCTCTGGGCCCCCAAGCCTCCCCCCCTGGACACCCTCGCCACCCTGGTGGCGGGGAACGCCGCCGCCACCCAGGCCCTGGCCAAGCTCCTGGGCGAAGCCCGCTTCCAAGAGGAGGTCCACCAGGGGGAGAGGATGGGCCTCTACGTGGACGAGGCCGGGGAGCACGCCCTCCTCGTCCTCGTCTTTGACGAGACCGCGCCCCTCGGCAAGGTGAAGCTCCACGGCAAGCGGGCCGCGGAGGCCCTCGCCCGCATCGCCGAGGAGGCCCTGGCCAATCCGCCCCGCCTCGCCCTGGACACGGAGTACCGGGAAGGGGCGGAAGCCCTCCTGGACGACCTCCTCCGCAACTAA
- the mglA gene encoding GTPase MglA yields MSTINFANREINFKIVYYGPGLSGKTTNLKWIYSKVPEGRKGEMVSLATEDERTLFFDFLPLDIGEVKGFKTRFHLYTVPGQVFYNASRKLILRGVDGIVFVADSAPNRLRANAESMRNMRENLAEYGLTLDDVPIVIQVNKRDLPDALPVEMVRAVVDPEGKFPVLEAVATEGKGVFETLKEVSRLVLARVAGGS; encoded by the coding sequence ATGAGCACCATCAACTTCGCCAACCGGGAGATCAACTTCAAGATCGTCTACTACGGCCCCGGCCTCTCCGGAAAGACCACCAACCTGAAGTGGATCTACAGCAAGGTGCCTGAGGGGCGCAAAGGGGAGATGGTCTCCCTGGCCACGGAGGACGAGCGCACCCTCTTCTTTGACTTCCTTCCCCTGGACATCGGGGAGGTCAAGGGCTTCAAGACCCGGTTCCACCTCTACACCGTGCCGGGCCAGGTGTTCTACAACGCAAGCCGCAAGCTCATCCTGAGGGGCGTGGACGGGATCGTCTTCGTGGCCGACTCCGCCCCGAACCGCCTTAGGGCTAACGCCGAGAGCATGCGCAACATGCGGGAGAACCTGGCCGAGTACGGCCTGACCTTGGACGACGTGCCCATCGTCATCCAGGTGAACAAGCGGGACCTGCCGGACGCCCTGCCGGTGGAGATGGTCCGGGCCGTGGTGGACCCCGAGGGGAAGTTCCCGGTCCTCGAGGCGGTGGCCACCGAGGGCAAGGGGGTCTTTGAGACCCTCAAGGAGGTGAGCCGCCTGGTCCTCGCCCGCGTGGCGGGCGGGTCTTAA
- the cbaD gene encoding ctochrome c oxidase polypeptide 2A, translating into MEEKPKGALAVILVLTLTILVFWLGVYAVFFARG; encoded by the coding sequence ATGGAAGAAAAGCCCAAAGGCGCACTGGCGGTCATCCTGGTCCTGACCCTCACCATCCTGGTCTTCTGGCTGGGAGTGTACGCCGTCTTCTTCGCTAGGGGGTAG
- the cbaB gene encoding ba3-type cytochrome C oxidase subunit II, producing the protein MVDEHKAHKAILAYEKGWLAFSLAMLFVFIALIAYTLATHTAGVIPAGKLERVDPTTVRQEGPWADPAQAVVQTGPNQYTVYVLAFAFGYQPNPIEVPQGAEIVFKITSPDVIHGFHVEGTNINVEVLPGEVSTVRYTFKRPGEYRIICNQYCGLGHQNMFGTIVVKE; encoded by the coding sequence ATGGTGGACGAGCACAAGGCCCACAAGGCGATCCTGGCCTACGAGAAGGGGTGGCTCGCCTTCTCCTTGGCGATGCTCTTCGTCTTCATCGCCCTCATCGCCTACACCCTGGCCACCCACACCGCCGGGGTCATTCCCGCCGGAAAGCTTGAGCGCGTGGACCCCACCACGGTAAGGCAGGAAGGCCCCTGGGCCGACCCGGCCCAAGCGGTGGTGCAGACCGGCCCCAACCAGTACACGGTCTACGTCCTGGCCTTCGCCTTCGGCTACCAGCCGAACCCCATTGAGGTGCCCCAAGGGGCGGAGATCGTCTTCAAGATCACGAGCCCGGACGTGATCCACGGCTTTCACGTGGAGGGCACCAACATCAACGTGGAGGTGCTCCCGGGCGAGGTCTCCACCGTGCGCTACACCTTCAAAAGGCCCGGGGAGTACCGCATCATCTGCAACCAGTACTGCGGCCTAGGCCACCAGAACATGTTCGGCACGATCGTGGTGAAGGAGTGA
- the cbaA gene encoding ba3-type cytochrome C oxidase subunit I: protein MAVRASEISRVYEAYPEKKATLYFLVLGFLALIVGSLFGPFQALNYGNVDAYPLLKRLLPFVQSYYQGLTLHGVLNAIVFTQLFAQAIMVYLPARELNMRPNMGLMWLSWWMAFIGLVVAALPLLANEATVLYTFYPPLKGHWAFYLGASVFVLSTWVSIYIVLDLWRRWKAANPGKVTPLVTYMAVVFWLMWFLASLGLVLEAVLFLLPWSFGLVEGVDPLVARTLFWWTGHPIVYFWLLPAYAIIYTILPKQAGGKLVSDPMARLAFLLFLLLSTPVGFHHQFADPGIDPTWKMIHSVLTLFVAVPSLMTAFTVAASLEFAGRLRGGRGLFGWIRALPWDNPAFVAPVLGLLGFIPGGAGGIVNASFTLDYVVHNTAWVPGHFHLQVASLVTLTAMGSLYWLLPNLTGKPISDAQRRLGLAVVWLWFLGMMIMAVGLHWAGLLNVPRRAYIAQVPDAYPHAAVPMVFNVLAGIVLLVALLLFIYGLFSVLLSRERKPELAEAPLPFAEVISGPEDRRLVLAMDRIGFWFAVAAILVVLAYGPTLVQLFGHLNPVPGWRLW, encoded by the coding sequence ATGGCGGTGCGCGCAAGCGAGATTAGCCGGGTCTACGAGGCCTATCCGGAGAAGAAGGCGACCCTCTACTTCCTGGTCCTGGGCTTCCTCGCCCTCATCGTGGGGAGCCTCTTCGGCCCCTTCCAGGCCCTGAACTACGGGAACGTGGACGCCTATCCCCTTCTCAAGCGCCTCCTTCCCTTCGTCCAGTCCTACTACCAGGGCCTGACTTTGCACGGGGTCCTGAACGCCATCGTCTTCACCCAGCTCTTCGCCCAGGCCATCATGGTCTACCTGCCCGCTAGGGAGCTGAACATGCGGCCCAACATGGGCCTCATGTGGCTCTCCTGGTGGATGGCCTTCATCGGGCTCGTGGTGGCCGCCCTCCCCCTCCTCGCCAACGAGGCCACGGTGCTTTACACCTTCTACCCGCCCCTCAAGGGGCACTGGGCCTTCTATTTGGGGGCGAGCGTCTTCGTCCTCTCCACCTGGGTGAGCATCTACATCGTCCTGGACCTCTGGCGGCGCTGGAAGGCGGCGAACCCAGGGAAGGTGACCCCCTTGGTCACCTACATGGCCGTGGTCTTCTGGCTCATGTGGTTCCTCGCCTCCCTCGGGCTCGTGCTGGAGGCGGTCCTCTTCCTCCTCCCCTGGTCCTTCGGCCTGGTGGAGGGCGTGGACCCCTTGGTCGCCCGCACCCTCTTCTGGTGGACGGGCCACCCCATCGTCTACTTCTGGCTCCTGCCCGCCTACGCCATCATCTACACCATCCTTCCTAAGCAGGCCGGGGGGAAGCTGGTCTCCGACCCCATGGCCCGCCTCGCCTTCCTCCTCTTCCTCCTCCTCTCCACCCCCGTGGGCTTTCACCACCAGTTCGCCGACCCCGGGATTGACCCCACCTGGAAGATGATCCACTCCGTCCTCACCCTCTTCGTGGCCGTGCCGAGCCTCATGACCGCCTTCACCGTCGCGGCGAGCCTGGAGTTCGCGGGGCGCCTCAGGGGCGGCAGGGGGCTTTTCGGCTGGATCCGGGCCCTCCCCTGGGACAACCCCGCCTTCGTGGCTCCGGTCCTGGGCCTTTTGGGCTTCATCCCCGGGGGCGCCGGGGGCATCGTGAACGCCAGCTTCACCCTGGACTACGTGGTGCACAACACCGCCTGGGTTCCCGGCCACTTCCACCTCCAGGTGGCGAGCCTCGTGACCCTCACCGCCATGGGCTCCCTCTACTGGCTCCTCCCCAACCTCACGGGCAAGCCCATCTCCGACGCGCAAAGGCGGCTCGGCCTGGCGGTGGTGTGGCTCTGGTTCCTCGGCATGATGATCATGGCCGTTGGCCTCCACTGGGCGGGGCTTCTCAACGTGCCCCGGCGGGCCTACATCGCCCAGGTGCCGGACGCCTACCCCCATGCGGCGGTCCCCATGGTGTTCAACGTCCTGGCGGGGATCGTCCTCCTGGTGGCGCTCCTCCTTTTCATCTACGGCCTCTTCAGCGTCCTCCTTTCCCGGGAAAGGAAGCCCGAGCTGGCGGAGGCCCCCCTTCCCTTCGCCGAGGTGATCTCCGGTCCCGAGGACCGCAGGCTCGTCCTGGCCATGGACCGGATCGGGTTCTGGTTCGCCGTGGCGGCGATCCTCGTGGTCCTGGCCTACGGGCCCACCCTGGTGCAGCTTTTCGGCCACCTCAACCCCGTGCCGGGGTGGCGGCTCTGGTAG
- a CDS encoding MFS transporter — MRLPPLVYLLGAVSFLMDVASEMAYPLLPLFLASLGAGPGTIGLVEGVAEATASLFKVVGGRLSDRLGRRRPFLLLGYGLPALFRPLLALAQSPFHVLLYRFLDRTGKGLRTAPRDALIAESAPKEALGRAYGLHRSLDTLGATLGPFLAFLLLPLLGFRGVFWLSALPALLAFLLLFAVRETPRPPSPLPPLALGHLSPGYRRFLLVSGLFALALSSNAFLLLRLKELGLSQEEVALAYTLYNLLYALLAYPLGGLADRVGLGRMVATGFGLYALVYLGFAWARTAFWALGFLFLYALYSAAFEGANRAYLATLVPEEAKAGAIGLYHTVVGVLLLPASLLFGLLWQAFGAAAAFLTGAALALGALLLFLVDGTGRRAYPG; from the coding sequence GTGAGGCTTCCCCCCCTGGTCTACCTCCTCGGCGCCGTGAGCTTCCTCATGGACGTGGCGAGCGAGATGGCCTACCCCCTCCTTCCCCTCTTCCTGGCGAGCCTCGGGGCGGGCCCCGGAACGATCGGGCTGGTGGAAGGGGTGGCCGAGGCCACGGCAAGCCTCTTCAAGGTGGTGGGGGGGAGGCTTTCCGACCGGCTCGGGAGGAGGCGCCCCTTCCTCCTTTTGGGCTACGGCCTCCCCGCCCTGTTCCGGCCCCTTTTGGCCCTGGCGCAAAGCCCCTTCCACGTCCTCCTCTACCGCTTCCTGGACCGGACCGGAAAGGGCCTCCGCACCGCCCCCCGGGACGCCCTCATCGCGGAAAGCGCCCCCAAAGAGGCCCTGGGCCGGGCCTACGGCCTCCACCGGAGCCTGGACACCCTCGGGGCCACCCTGGGCCCCTTCCTCGCCTTCCTCCTCCTGCCCCTTCTGGGCTTCCGGGGCGTCTTCTGGCTCTCCGCCCTGCCCGCCCTCTTGGCCTTCCTCCTCCTCTTCGCCGTGCGGGAGACGCCGAGGCCCCCAAGCCCCCTTCCCCCGCTCGCCCTGGGCCACCTGAGCCCGGGCTACCGCCGCTTCCTCCTCGTCTCGGGCCTCTTCGCCCTCGCCCTCTCCTCCAACGCCTTCCTCCTCCTCCGGCTTAAGGAGCTGGGCCTCTCCCAGGAGGAGGTGGCCCTGGCCTACACCCTCTACAACCTCCTCTACGCCCTCCTCGCCTACCCTCTGGGCGGCCTTGCGGACCGGGTGGGCCTAGGGCGGATGGTGGCCACGGGGTTCGGCCTCTACGCCCTCGTCTACCTGGGCTTCGCCTGGGCGAGGACCGCCTTCTGGGCCTTGGGCTTCCTCTTCCTCTACGCCCTCTACTCCGCGGCCTTTGAGGGCGCCAACCGGGCCTACCTCGCCACCCTGGTCCCCGAGGAGGCCAAGGCGGGGGCCATCGGCCTCTACCACACCGTGGTGGGGGTCCTCCTCCTGCCGGCGAGCCTCCTCTTCGGCCTCCTCTGGCAGGCCTTCGGGGCGGCCGCGGCCTTCCTCACGGGGGCCGCCCTCGCCCTCGGCGCCCTCCTCCTCTTCCTGGTTGACGGGACGGGGAGGAGGGCCTATCCTGGGTAA
- the rpsO gene encoding 30S ribosomal protein S15 produces the protein MPITKEEKQKVIQEFARFPGDTGSTEVQVALLTLRINRLSEHLKVHKKDHHSHRGLLMMVGQRRRLLRYLQREDPERYRALIEKLGIRG, from the coding sequence ATGCCCATCACGAAGGAAGAGAAGCAGAAGGTCATCCAGGAGTTCGCCCGCTTCCCCGGGGACACGGGGAGCACCGAGGTGCAGGTGGCGCTCCTTACCCTGAGGATCAACCGGCTTTCCGAGCACCTCAAGGTCCACAAGAAGGACCACCACTCCCACCGCGGCCTCCTGATGATGGTGGGCCAGCGCCGCAGGCTCCTCCGCTACCTCCAGCGGGAGGACCCCGAGCGGTACCGGGCCCTTATTGAGAAGCTGGGCATCCGGGGTTAA
- the pnp gene encoding polyribonucleotide nucleotidyltransferase, translating into MEGTPNVPQAHRYELTLAGRPLVLETGKYAKQASGSVLVRYADTVVLATAQASETPVEADFLPLTVEFEERHYAVGKIPGSFMRREGRPGEKAILSARMTDRPIRPLFPKGFRHEVQIIVTVLSADQKNPPDILGPIAASAALMLSDIPWEGPIAAVRVGLIGGSFVLNPTLQELEESQLDLVVAGSKEAILMVEAEAGEVDEETLVQALEFAHKEMQPILELQEAMARELAKPKMAWTPPESLPEEEKEALYRLALERGLSQVLQTASKGERSRALAEFAERLIAEALPKGEDGTPDEGKKPLYESAFDEVVRRELRRLVLEEGKRADGRGPKDLRPIWIEVDVLPRAHGSAVFTRGETQVLGTVTLGTGRDEQILDDLGIDETEKFLVHYNFPPFSTGEVRRLRGVSRREVGHGNLAKRALKAVMPKEEDFPYTIRVVGDVLESNGSSSMATVCAGCLALMDAGVPIRAPVAGVAMGLVWEENRAVILTDILGLEDALGDMDFKVAGTRKGVTALQMDNKVGGLPREVLKEALLQAREARLKILDLMEAVLPAPRPELKPFAPRILSLKVPVEKIGLVIGPGGKNVRALEELGVEVDIEEDGTVRIYSSDLQAALEAKKRIEDLTREAKVGEIYEGTVTRITPFGAFISLFPGTEGLLHISQIAPGRVARVEDHLKVGDVIKVKVHRIDERGKIDLIRPELEGKIPPRRRR; encoded by the coding sequence ATGGAAGGCACACCCAATGTCCCCCAAGCCCACCGCTACGAGCTCACCCTGGCGGGGCGGCCCCTCGTCCTGGAGACGGGCAAGTACGCCAAGCAGGCCTCGGGGTCCGTCCTGGTCCGCTACGCCGACACCGTGGTCCTGGCCACGGCCCAAGCCTCGGAGACGCCGGTGGAGGCCGACTTCCTCCCCCTCACGGTGGAGTTTGAGGAAAGGCACTACGCCGTGGGGAAGATCCCGGGAAGCTTCATGCGCCGGGAGGGGCGTCCCGGGGAGAAGGCCATCCTCTCCGCCCGCATGACGGACCGCCCCATCAGGCCCCTCTTCCCCAAGGGGTTCCGCCACGAGGTCCAGATCATCGTCACCGTCCTCTCCGCCGACCAGAAGAACCCGCCGGACATCCTGGGCCCCATCGCAGCGAGCGCCGCCCTCATGCTCTCGGACATCCCCTGGGAGGGCCCCATCGCCGCCGTGCGGGTGGGCCTCATCGGCGGGAGCTTCGTCCTGAACCCCACCCTGCAGGAGCTGGAGGAAAGCCAGCTGGACCTGGTGGTGGCGGGGAGCAAAGAGGCCATCCTCATGGTGGAGGCGGAGGCCGGGGAGGTGGACGAGGAGACCCTGGTCCAGGCCCTGGAGTTCGCCCACAAGGAGATGCAGCCCATCCTGGAGCTCCAGGAGGCCATGGCCCGGGAACTCGCCAAACCCAAGATGGCCTGGACCCCCCCGGAAAGCCTCCCCGAGGAGGAGAAGGAGGCCCTCTACCGCCTGGCCCTGGAGCGGGGGCTTTCCCAGGTCCTGCAGACGGCGAGCAAGGGGGAAAGGAGCCGGGCCCTTGCGGAGTTCGCCGAACGCCTCATCGCCGAGGCCCTCCCCAAGGGGGAGGACGGCACCCCGGACGAGGGCAAGAAGCCCCTCTACGAGAGCGCCTTTGACGAGGTGGTGCGCAGGGAGCTCAGGAGGCTCGTCCTCGAGGAGGGCAAGCGGGCGGACGGCCGCGGGCCCAAGGACCTCAGGCCCATCTGGATTGAGGTGGACGTCCTGCCCCGGGCCCACGGCTCCGCCGTCTTCACCCGGGGCGAAACCCAGGTCCTGGGCACCGTCACCCTGGGCACGGGCCGGGACGAGCAGATCCTGGACGACCTGGGCATAGACGAGACCGAGAAGTTCCTCGTCCACTACAACTTCCCCCCCTTCTCCACCGGGGAGGTGCGGCGCCTACGGGGGGTTTCCCGCCGCGAGGTGGGGCACGGAAATCTGGCCAAGCGGGCCCTCAAGGCGGTGATGCCCAAGGAGGAGGACTTCCCTTACACCATCCGCGTGGTGGGGGACGTCCTGGAGTCCAACGGCAGTAGCTCCATGGCCACGGTCTGCGCCGGCTGCCTCGCCCTCATGGACGCGGGCGTGCCCATCCGGGCCCCGGTGGCCGGGGTGGCCATGGGCTTGGTGTGGGAGGAGAACCGGGCGGTGATCCTCACGGACATCCTGGGCCTCGAGGACGCCCTCGGCGACATGGACTTCAAGGTGGCCGGGACCCGCAAGGGGGTCACCGCCTTGCAGATGGACAACAAGGTGGGGGGCCTTCCCCGCGAGGTCCTGAAGGAGGCCCTCCTCCAGGCCCGGGAGGCCAGGCTCAAGATCCTGGACCTGATGGAGGCCGTCCTCCCCGCCCCCCGGCCCGAGCTCAAGCCCTTCGCCCCCCGGATCCTCTCCCTCAAGGTGCCCGTGGAGAAGATCGGGCTCGTCATCGGCCCCGGGGGCAAGAACGTGCGCGCCCTGGAGGAGCTTGGGGTGGAGGTGGACATTGAGGAGGACGGGACGGTCCGCATCTACTCCAGCGACCTCCAGGCCGCCCTCGAGGCGAAGAAGCGCATAGAGGACCTCACCCGCGAGGCCAAGGTGGGCGAGATCTACGAGGGCACCGTCACCCGCATCACCCCCTTCGGCGCCTTCATCAGCCTCTTCCCCGGCACCGAGGGGCTTCTCCACATCAGCCAGATCGCCCCGGGCCGCGTGGCGCGGGTGGAGGACCACCTCAAGGTGGGGGACGTGATCAAGGTCAAGGTCCACCGCATTGACGAGCGGGGCAAGATTGACCTGATCCGCCCCGAGCTGGAAGGCAAGATCCCCCCCAGGCGGCGCAGGTAG
- a CDS encoding ribonuclease J, with amino-acid sequence MENQERKPRRRRRRRPQEGSQGGPQDHVEIIPLGGMGEIGKNITVFRFRDEIFVLDGGLAFPEEGMPGVDLLIPRVDYLIEHRHKIKAWVLTHGHEDHIGGLPFLLPMIFGKESPVPIYGARLTLGLLRGKLEEFGLRPGAFNLKEISPDDRIQVGRYFTLDLFRMTHSIPDNSGVVIRTPIGTIVHTGDFKLDPTPIDGKVSHLAKVAQAGAEGVLLLIADATNAERPGYTPSEMEIAKELDRVIGRAPGRVFVTTFASHIHRIQSVIWAAEKYGRKVAMEGRSMLKFSRIALELGYLKVKDRLYTLEEVKDLPDHQVLILATGSQGQPMSVLHRLAFEGHAKMAIKPGDTVILSSSPIPGNEEAVNRVINRLYALGAYVLYPPTYKVHASGHASQEELKLILNLTTPRFFLPWHGEVRHQMNFKWLAESMSRPPEKTLIGENGAVYRLTRETFEKVGEVPHGVLYVDGLGVGDITEEILADRRHMAEEGLVVITALAGEDPVVEVVSRGFVKAGERLLGEVRRMALEALKNGVREKKPLERIRDDIYYPVKKFLKKATGRDPMILPVVIEG; translated from the coding sequence ATGGAAAACCAAGAACGGAAGCCGAGGAGGAGGCGCCGGCGGAGGCCCCAGGAAGGGTCCCAAGGCGGCCCCCAGGACCACGTGGAGATCATCCCCTTGGGGGGGATGGGGGAGATCGGGAAGAACATCACCGTCTTCCGCTTCCGGGACGAGATCTTCGTCCTGGACGGAGGGCTCGCCTTCCCTGAGGAGGGGATGCCCGGGGTGGACCTCCTCATCCCCCGGGTGGACTACCTCATAGAGCACCGCCACAAGATCAAGGCCTGGGTCCTCACCCACGGGCACGAGGACCACATCGGGGGGCTTCCCTTCCTCCTCCCCATGATCTTCGGCAAGGAGAGCCCGGTGCCCATCTACGGGGCGAGGCTCACCCTGGGGCTCCTCCGGGGCAAGCTTGAGGAGTTCGGCCTGAGGCCCGGGGCCTTCAACCTGAAGGAGATCTCCCCCGACGACCGCATCCAGGTGGGGCGGTACTTCACCCTGGACCTTTTCCGCATGACCCACTCCATCCCCGACAACTCCGGGGTGGTGATCCGCACCCCCATCGGCACCATCGTCCACACGGGGGACTTCAAGCTGGACCCCACCCCCATTGACGGGAAGGTCTCCCACCTGGCCAAGGTGGCCCAGGCGGGGGCGGAAGGGGTGCTCCTCCTCATCGCCGACGCCACCAACGCCGAAAGGCCCGGCTACACCCCAAGCGAGATGGAGATCGCCAAGGAGCTGGACCGGGTCATCGGCCGCGCCCCAGGGCGGGTCTTCGTCACCACCTTCGCCAGCCACATCCACCGCATCCAGTCGGTGATCTGGGCGGCGGAGAAGTACGGGCGCAAGGTGGCCATGGAGGGGCGGAGCATGCTCAAGTTCAGCCGCATCGCCCTGGAGCTCGGCTACCTCAAGGTCAAGGACCGCCTCTACACCCTGGAGGAAGTGAAGGACCTCCCCGACCACCAGGTCCTCATCCTGGCCACGGGGAGCCAGGGCCAGCCCATGTCCGTCCTCCACCGCCTGGCCTTTGAGGGGCACGCCAAGATGGCCATCAAGCCCGGGGACACGGTGATCCTCTCCTCAAGCCCCATCCCGGGGAACGAGGAGGCGGTGAACCGGGTCATCAACCGCCTTTACGCCCTGGGGGCCTACGTCCTCTACCCCCCGACCTACAAGGTCCACGCCTCGGGCCACGCCTCCCAGGAAGAGCTGAAGCTCATCCTCAACCTCACCACCCCCCGCTTCTTCCTGCCGTGGCACGGGGAGGTGCGGCACCAGATGAACTTCAAGTGGCTCGCCGAGTCCATGAGCCGCCCCCCGGAGAAGACCCTCATCGGGGAGAACGGGGCCGTTTACCGCCTCACCCGGGAAACCTTTGAGAAGGTGGGGGAAGTGCCCCACGGGGTCCTCTACGTGGACGGCCTGGGGGTGGGGGACATTACCGAGGAGATCCTGGCCGACCGCCGCCACATGGCCGAGGAGGGCCTGGTGGTGATCACCGCCCTCGCCGGGGAGGACCCGGTGGTGGAGGTGGTCTCCCGGGGGTTCGTGAAGGCCGGGGAGCGGCTTCTCGGCGAGGTGCGGCGCATGGCCCTCGAGGCCCTGAAGAACGGGGTGCGGGAGAAGAAGCCCCTGGAGCGGATCCGGGACGACATCTACTACCCGGTGAAGAAGTTCCTGAAGAAGGCCACGGGCCGGGACCCCATGATCCTGCCCGTGGTCATAGAGGGGTAG